In Tetrapisispora phaffii CBS 4417 chromosome 6, complete genome, a single genomic region encodes these proteins:
- the VAC7 gene encoding Vac7p (similar to Saccharomyces cerevisiae VAC7 (YNL054W); ancestral locus Anc_2.255) translates to MNGDHHKFLVETEMVDTPAVNIMPTTIPAGTTAAINQDNNKPQLINSPKYESQNPIPLKMDNASSQSREIDQKQSVRNSHIKEHTYPQGTDVSDAALKSIQKQPLNDKKITNTMDNTQIEDGSSRIPSASVITNSNLDQNDLNNRVTQDMIKDSLQHMIHNEGYNNVPDHENNNFTSLSLPSKTDYTGKVPTITTPISLTSNVESTLFSGNQHNKSQKATDLRPAKIIERPSMQLLNSKRNFTRRWTTKINEKTNSEFHNACGRKIIAENNIKNNGYNNYKELKSNSINNNNNSINNNNNNNNNNSNNGNNNGNSNHNSFINNSKPNNDTINVKQLQGKNKSTDALATNIATLKNSDDNIQHSDGNDNEVLVHPTKTDFFAARLASAVGEREASDSEETFVYESAANSSRHVAAINTIESAIEGNDQQVFKNGNVQLNSNTNKTYGIAPKMSVPLLNTNKKFLNKIKNQRHTSMGAAPLGNKMSVSNVHTNVPTSNPNNMLNYANSNISPTSRTFQLVPDDLSSLRSSNSMRSTSSITQSPSHGIHMATSNGNLIHSPTHKMHVNTNGVNPQVRLRNSGMLNKNNGPSRNVSHNNQAMRQNSGYRQRAPNNSNNHENKRKLRTTASRIFDTNGAPLRKYSSIPDNVNLEDFMEEPKEIQPSTTLSNSVVRNDHFLDYHDNVQNNSHNNGFNTNFTNNTIQEEDSDINDESNNTKKSVNPQHSNSIVNTESTSENKNKQNAYHNTEDHPNMSNRNDDNMHENNTHVLEDDEDDDRSMFFYNHGGDLGTRPQISDYEDNDELIESDGADVDPRLYDTYPYYESDNRYGKRRPEHGSNYQDYSLYTGNTNRHESYSSQFANNKGFQNYNENQFVGDDDINEQTPLRNNQFYYGDESNNSPHNFVTKKSSWSKIKYCVYFSLSVVFLVTIGFILGFLLATNKELQGLNVVFIDNIISSTSILLFDLTCGAYNPGFFTINVQDADIDIFAKSIYVTENDYNFKRKNKVLETVLLGTISSLESPLEFRGEFFRRRYDVSSSSVKLLNPGKNKVASDPNGDNAINIESDVEKWKQLIKHDYELLIKGSLKYRVPFFNTERSVSIQQSIEVHPDDKDKGDDYLSLL, encoded by the coding sequence ATGAATGGAGATCATCATAAATTTCTAGTTGAAACTGAAATGGTGGATACTCCGGCAGTTAATATCATGCCCACAACCATACCTGCTGGCACTACTGCCGCGATCAATCAAGACAATAATAAACCACAATTAATCAATAGTCCCAAGTATGAATCGCAAAATCCAATTCCATTGAAAATGGATAATGCTTCAAGTCAATCTAGAGAGATTGACCAGAAACAATCTGTAAGAAATTCTCATATTAAAGAGCATACGTATCCACAAGGAACTGATGTATCAGACGCAGCATTGAAATCAATACAGAAACAACctttaaatgataaaaaaattactaATACTATGGATAATACACAAATAGAGGATGGTTCTTCAAGAATACCATCAGCGTCTGTAATTACAAATTCCAATTTGGATCAAAATGATCTTAATAATAGAGTTACTCAAGATATGATAAAGGACAGTTTACAGCATATGATACATAATGAAGGCTATAATAACGTTCCTGATCACgaaaacaataattttaCATCTTTGTCATTACCATCAAAAACTGACTATACTGGGAAAGTACCGACTATAACAACTCCAATTAGTTTAACTTCAAATGTGGAAAGTACTTTGTTTTCTGGAAATCAACATAATAAATCTCAGAAAGCTACAGATTTGAGACCCGCAAAAATCATAGAGAGGCCTTCCATGCAACTTTTAAACTCTAAGAGAAATTTTACTAGAAGATGGACGAccaaaattaatgaaaaaactAACTCAGAATTCCATAATGCATGTggaagaaaaataatagcagaaaataatataaaaaacaatGGCTATAATAACTACAAAGAACTAAAAAGTAACAGTATcaacaataacaacaacagcattaacaacaacaacaacaataataataataacagtaATAATGGTAACAACAATGGGAACAGTAATCATAATAGCTTTATTAATAACAGTAAGCCAAATAACGATACTATAAATGTAAAGCAACTTCAAGggaaaaataaaagtacAGATGCATTAGCAACTAATATTGCTACTCTTAAAAACAGTGATGACAATATACAGCATAGTGATGGTAACGACAATGAAGTTTTAGTACATCCTACAAAAACCGACTTCTTTGCAGCTAGGTTAGCATCTGCCGTTGGTGAGAGAGAGGCTAGTGATTCAGAAGAGACTTTTGTATACGAATCGGCCGCAAATTCAAGCAGACACGTAGCAGCTATCAACACCATTGAAAGTGCTATAGAAGGAAATGATCAACAGGTATTTAAAAATGGCAATGTACAACTAAACAGCAACACAAATAAAACTTACGGGATTGCTCCTAAGATGAGTGTTCCATTATTGAATACGAATAAGAAATTCTtgaacaaaattaaaaatcaaAGACATACCAGTATGGGCGCAGCTCCCTTGGGTAATAAAATGTCAGTTTCAAATGTGCATACAAATGTACCGACTTCTAATCCAAATAACATGCTAAATTACGCTAATTCGAATATAAGTCCGACCAGCAGAACATTTCAGTTGGTACCAGACGATCTATCAAGCTTAAGGTCTTCTAATTCTATGAGATCTACTTCTTCAATTACCCAATCACCATCGCATGGAATACATATGGCGACTAGTAATGGCAACCTGATTCACTCACCAACTCATAAAATGCATGTTAATACAAATGGGGTAAACCCACAAGTTAGACTACGTAACTCTGGAAtgttgaataaaaataatggtCCATCGAGGAATGTATCCCATAACAATCAGGCCATGAGACAGAACTCAGGCTATAGGCAGAGAGCaccaaataattcaaataatcatGAAAATAAAAGGAAATTAAGGACGACTGCATCGCGAATTTTTGACACTAATGGCGCCCCACTGCGGAAATATTCAAGTATACCAGATAATGTAAACTTAGAAGATTTTATGGAGGAGCCAAAGGAAATACAACCATCAACTACTTTAAGCAATAGTGTTGTGAGGAATGATCACTTTCTTGACTATCATGATAATGTACAAAACAATTCACATAATAATGGCTTCAATACTAATTTTACTAACAACACTATTCAGGAAGAAGATAGCGATATAAACGATGAAAGTAATAATACCAAAAAATCAGTCAACCCACAACATTCTAATTCCATCGTTAACACCGAGTCAACAagtgaaaataaaaataaacaaaatgcATATCATAATACAGAAGATCATCCAAATATGTCAAATAgaaatgatgataatatgCATGAAAATAATACTCATGTACTTGAAGATGATGAGGATGATGACCGGTCGATGTTTTTCTATAATCATGGAGGTGATTTGGGGACCCGACCTCAAATATCCGACTATGAAGATAACGATGAACTAATTGAATCAGATGGTGCTGACGTTGATCCCAGGTTGTATGATACATATCCATACTATGAAAGTGATAATAGATATGGGAAACGGCGCCCAGAACATGGTTCTAATTACCAAGATTATAGCTTATACACGGGCAATACTAATCGCCATGAAAGTTATTCATCTCAGTttgcaaataataaagggtttcaaaattataacGAAAACCAATTTGTCGGAGACGATGATATCAATGAACAAACTCCTTTAAgaaataatcaattttattacGGAGATGAAAGCAATAACTCACCACATAATTTTGTTACTAAAAAATCATCATGGTCAAAGATCAAATATTGTGTTTATTTCTCATTATCTGTGGTATTCTTAGTAACGATTGGTTTTATCTTAGGATTTTTGCTGGCAACAAATAAAGAGTTACAAGGATTGAACGTTGTATTTATCgacaatattattagtaGTACCAGCATTTTGCTATTTGATTTAACTTGTGGAGCATACAACCCTGGATTTTTTACCATCAATGTTCAAGATGctgatattgatatatttgcTAAAAGTATATATGTGACCGAAAATGACTATAATTTTaagagaaaaaataaagtgTTGGAAACGGTATTATTAGGAACAATAAGCTCACTTGAGTCGCCATTAGAATTTAGAGGTGAATTCTTCAGAAGAAGATATGATGTTTCATCTTCAAGCgtgaaattattaaatccAGGCAAAAATAAGGTTGCTTCGGATCCCAATGGAGACAATGCCATCAACATCGAGAGTGATGTCGAAAAATGGAAACAGCTGATAAAACATGATTACGAACTATTAATCAAAGGGAGTTTGAAATATAGAGTgccatttttcaatactGAGAGATCTGTCTCAATACAACAGAGCATCGAAGTTCATCCTGATGATAAAGACAAAGGCGATGATTAtctatcattattataa